CACGGACTTTCTTGCCTTCGCTGGTAAGTTTCTCAGCTGCGGTTACGCAGAGGCTCAATTCCGAACCAGTACCAATTAGGATCAGATCTGGCGTACCCTCGCTATCGACAACCGTGTATCCACCCTTTGTCACACCCTCAATCGAGGTTCCTGCCAAGTTCGGGACGTTTTGACGGGTGAACGCCAACAGGGTGGGAGCGTTTTGCTTTGCCTTCTCAATCGCCACTTTGTAAGCGCCAGAACATTCGTTCCCATCTGCGGGGCGAATCACCGTTAGCTTAGGAATGGCTCGCAGAGAAGCTAGAGTTTCGATGGGTTGGTGTGTTGGACCATCTTCGCCTTGTCCAATAGAGTCGTGGGTCATCACCCAAATCACGCCAGCTTGGGACAGGGCGGATAAGCGGATGGCAGCACGCATATAATCTGTGAAGATCAAGAAGGTAGCACCGTAGGGAATTAATCCAGATTGATGCAGCGCTATGCCGTTACAGATTGCGCCCATACCGTGTTCCCGCACACCAAAGTGGATGTTGCGGTTTTGGTATTGTCCTTTCTGAAAGTCGCCGAAACCCTTAATTTCAGTCAGGTTGGAGTGGGTCAAGTCAGCCGAACCACCAATGAGCTCTGGTAAAACCGATGCCAGTTTGTTGAGGCAGGTTTCCGAGTGTTTGCGGGTGGCTACTGCTTTGTCTTCTGGTTTGTAGGTGGGTAGTACCTTATCCCAACCATCGGGCAGTGTGCCATTAATGTAACGTTCAAATTCAGCCGCTTCTTGGGCATACTTGCCTTTGTAGGTGTCAAAGGTGTTGTTCCATTCTGCTTCGTAGTTTGCGCCGCGCTCAACTGCTTTGCGCCAGTGCTTAAGGGCATCTTCTGGAACAACAAAAGGTTCGTGTTCCCAACCCAAGTTTTCGCGGGTGAGTTTAACTTCGTCTCCACCCAAAGCAGCACCATGAACACCAGCGGTATTTGCTTTATTGGGCGAACCGTAACCAATAGTGGTTGTGACCTTAATGAAAGTAGGCTTATCGGTGACGGATTTTGCCTCTTCAATTGCTTTGGCAATTCCTTCTAAATCGGTGTTGCCATCTTTAACGTGCAGTACGTGCCAACCGTACGCTTCAAAACGCTTACTGACATCTTCGGTAAATGCGATATCTGTAGAACCATCGATGGAGATGTGGTTGTCGTCGTACAGAGCGATCAGTTTGCCTAATCCCAGGTGTCCCGCGTAAGAACAAGCTTCACCAGAAACGCCTTCCATGTTGCAGCCATCACCTAAAATCACGTAGGTGTAATGGTCAACAATCTTGGCATCGGGTTTGTTGAACTTTGCAGCAAGGTGTGCTTCTGCGATCGCCAAACCAACTCCATTGGCAATTCCTTGCCCCAGAGGTCCGGTGGTGACTTCTACGCCAGCAGTCATGAAGTTTTCAGGGTGTCCAGGGGTTTTGGATTCCCACTGACGGAATTGCTTGATATCTTCAATTGATACGCTGTCGTAGCCTGTCAGGTACAGCAAGGCATACTGCAACATAGAGCCGTGACCGGCAGACAGAACAAAGCGATCGCGGTTGAACCACTTGGGATTTTTGGGATTAGACCGCATAAAGCGATCCCATAGCACAAAAGCCATTGGCGCTGCGCCCATAGGCAGCCCTGGGTGACCGGACTTTGCCTTTTCTACGGCATCAATTGCCAGAAAGCGAATCGAGTTAATACAAAGTTCTTCGAGGGTTTGGGTTGCAACAGCCATAATAAGATTGTTCTTTACGACAGGTTAGCACTTGTTGAGTATCACCACGGGGATTGTTTATAAGATCCCCTTTGGCAGTATCCTCATCATCATCCCATTGGTACTTGTTGCCGGACAAGCCGCAGATTTGAGGATTTTTGATGAGGATTTGGGATTAATTTTATGGGGCATTCCCCATAGTATCGGTTGCTGACGGACTTAATTATCAAGCTACCTGCCCTACACCCGCTCTTCACGCTCTTGTTGATTTCTACACCTTGAGATCAGATCTACGTATCTCAAATTTCTAACCCTAGACATATTTCTTAAAGGCTAGTGTCACGTTGTGACCGCCAAAACCAAAAGAATTGGATAATGCAACTTCAACATTTGCGGCGCGGCTAGTGTTAGCGACATAATCCAGGTCGCACTCTGGATCGGGGTTTTCCAAATTAATTGTCGGTGGAATTTGGTTATTGGCGATCGCCAGTACTGTTGCTACAGCTTCAATGCCGCCAGAACCACCCAATAGATGACCTGTCATTGATTTGGTGGAACTGATTGCTATTTTATAGGCATAGTCGCCCAAAGCTTTTTTCATTGCTGCAGTTTCGGTTGGATCATTCACTGGGGTACTAGTCCCGTGGGCATTGATATAGCTTATTTGTTCTGGAGTGAGTCCTGCATCCTTAAGTGCCAGTTGAATGGCTCTTGCTGCACCTTCACCTCCAGGGACTGGAGAAGTCATATGATAAGCGTCGCAAGTCATGCCATAACCAACAAGTTCTGCATAAATCCTGGCTTTACGACTGAGGGCGTGCTGTAGCTCTTCTAAAATTAAGATACCTGCACCCTCACCCATCACAAATCCGTTGCGGTCTTTATCAAACGGACGGCTCGCATGAGCGGGGTCTTCATTACGGGTTGAAAGGGTTCTGGCTGCCGCAAATCCAGCAAAAGACAAAGGTGTAATTGCTGCTTCACACCCGCCACAAATCATTGCTTGGGCATATCCCCCTTGAATCAACCGAAAAGCATCACCTATAGCGTTTGAGCCAGCGGCACAAGCCGTGACGGAGCAGGAATTTGGTCCTCTAGCACCAGTGTGAATTGCTGTCAACCCAGCTGCCATATTGGCAATCATCATTGGTATCATGAAGGGACTACAGCGGTCGGGACCACGGTTTAGGTAGATCGTTTGCTGGTCTTCCATCACCTTAATGCCACC
The sequence above is a segment of the Mastigocladopsis repens PCC 10914 genome. Coding sequences within it:
- the tkt gene encoding transketolase; translation: MAVATQTLEELCINSIRFLAIDAVEKAKSGHPGLPMGAAPMAFVLWDRFMRSNPKNPKWFNRDRFVLSAGHGSMLQYALLYLTGYDSVSIEDIKQFRQWESKTPGHPENFMTAGVEVTTGPLGQGIANGVGLAIAEAHLAAKFNKPDAKIVDHYTYVILGDGCNMEGVSGEACSYAGHLGLGKLIALYDDNHISIDGSTDIAFTEDVSKRFEAYGWHVLHVKDGNTDLEGIAKAIEEAKSVTDKPTFIKVTTTIGYGSPNKANTAGVHGAALGGDEVKLTRENLGWEHEPFVVPEDALKHWRKAVERGANYEAEWNNTFDTYKGKYAQEAAEFERYINGTLPDGWDKVLPTYKPEDKAVATRKHSETCLNKLASVLPELIGGSADLTHSNLTEIKGFGDFQKGQYQNRNIHFGVREHGMGAICNGIALHQSGLIPYGATFLIFTDYMRAAIRLSALSQAGVIWVMTHDSIGQGEDGPTHQPIETLASLRAIPKLTVIRPADGNECSGAYKVAIEKAKQNAPTLLAFTRQNVPNLAGTSIEGVTKGGYTVVDSEGTPDLILIGTGSELSLCVTAAEKLTSEGKKVRVVSLPSWELFEAQDAAYKESILPKAVTKRLSVEAGASFGWHKYVGTEGDTVSIDRFGASAPGGVCLEKFGFSVDNVLAKAKQLLG
- the fabF gene encoding beta-ketoacyl-ACP synthase II → MTDFIRKRVVVTGVGAITPIGNTPAQYWEGLISGRNGIGEITLFDASGHDCRIAGEVKNFDPHEFMDRKEAKRMDRFAQFGVSAAKQALVDAQLVINDLNAEQVGVIIGSGVGGIKVMEDQQTIYLNRGPDRCSPFMIPMMIANMAAGLTAIHTGARGPNSCSVTACAAGSNAIGDAFRLIQGGYAQAMICGGCEAAITPLSFAGFAAARTLSTRNEDPAHASRPFDKDRNGFVMGEGAGILILEELQHALSRKARIYAELVGYGMTCDAYHMTSPVPGGEGAARAIQLALKDAGLTPEQISYINAHGTSTPVNDPTETAAMKKALGDYAYKIAISSTKSMTGHLLGGSGGIEAVATVLAIANNQIPPTINLENPDPECDLDYVANTSRAANVEVALSNSFGFGGHNVTLAFKKYV